The following are from one region of the Thiocapsa rosea genome:
- the rplV gene encoding 50S ribosomal protein L22: MRAEATLKYARVSAQKARLIADMIRGRDVEEALNTLTFSTQKSALIIKKVLESAVANAEHNEGADIDELKVASIQVDEGPTMKRIRPRAKGRANRIMKRTSHIRLTVAEG, translated from the coding sequence ATGCGAGCCGAAGCAACACTGAAATATGCACGGGTCTCGGCCCAAAAGGCCCGGCTGATCGCGGACATGATCCGCGGGCGCGACGTCGAAGAGGCCCTGAACACCTTGACCTTCAGCACGCAAAAGAGCGCGCTGATCATCAAGAAGGTTCTGGAGTCGGCGGTCGCCAATGCCGAGCACAACGAAGGCGCCGACATCGACGAACTGAAGGTCGCGTCGATCCAGGTCGACGAGGGCCCGACTATGAAGCGGATCCGCCCGCGTGCTAAAGGTCGTGCGAATCGGATCATGAAACGCACCAGCCACATCCGGCTGACCGTGGCGGAAGGCTAA
- the tuf gene encoding elongation factor Tu, which translates to MSKAKFERSKPHVNVGTIGHVDHGKTTLTAAITTHQAKQFGGEARAYDQIDNAPEERERGITIATAHVEYETKNRHYAHVDCPGHADYVKNMITGAAQMDGAILVVSAADGPMPQTREHILLSRQVGVPYIVVYLNKADMVDDAELLELVEMEVRELLSSYDFPGDDTPIVTGSAKLALEGDASEIGTLSIDRLMEALDTYIPQPERAVDGAFLMPIEDVFSISGRGTVVTGRIERGIVKVGEEVEIVGIKDTVKTTCTGVEMFRKLLDQGQAGDNVGVLLRGTKREDVERGQVLAKPKSINPHTHFEAEVYVLSKEEGGRHTPFFNGYRPQFYFRTTDVTGACELPEGIEMVMPGDNVKMTIKLIAPIAMEEGLRFAVREGGRTVGAGVVAKIIE; encoded by the coding sequence ATGTCCAAAGCAAAATTCGAGCGCAGCAAGCCACACGTGAACGTCGGCACGATCGGCCACGTCGACCACGGCAAGACGACCTTGACGGCGGCGATCACGACGCACCAGGCGAAGCAATTCGGCGGTGAGGCGCGCGCCTACGACCAGATCGACAATGCCCCGGAAGAGCGCGAGCGCGGGATCACGATCGCCACGGCGCACGTGGAGTACGAGACGAAGAACCGTCACTACGCCCATGTGGACTGCCCCGGCCACGCCGACTACGTGAAGAACATGATCACGGGTGCGGCGCAGATGGACGGTGCGATCCTGGTGGTGAGCGCGGCGGACGGCCCGATGCCGCAGACCCGCGAGCACATCCTGCTGTCGCGTCAGGTCGGCGTGCCCTACATCGTGGTGTACCTGAACAAGGCCGACATGGTCGACGACGCCGAGCTGCTCGAGCTGGTGGAGATGGAAGTGCGCGAGCTGCTCTCGAGCTACGACTTCCCCGGCGACGACACCCCGATCGTGACCGGTTCGGCGAAGCTCGCACTGGAAGGCGACGCCTCCGAGATCGGCACCCTGTCGATCGACCGTTTGATGGAAGCGCTCGACACCTACATTCCGCAGCCCGAGCGTGCGGTGGACGGTGCCTTCCTGATGCCGATCGAGGACGTCTTCTCGATCTCCGGGCGTGGCACCGTGGTGACCGGACGCATCGAGCGCGGCATCGTGAAGGTCGGTGAAGAGGTCGAGATCGTCGGCATCAAGGACACCGTGAAGACCACCTGCACGGGTGTGGAGATGTTCCGCAAGCTGCTTGACCAGGGGCAGGCCGGAGACAACGTCGGCGTGCTGCTGCGCGGCACCAAGCGTGAAGACGTGGAGCGCGGCCAGGTGTTGGCCAAGCCCAAGTCGATCAATCCGCACACCCATTTCGAAGCCGAAGTGTACGTGCTGAGCAAGGAAGAGGGCGGCCGTCACACCCCGTTCTTCAACGGCTACCGTCCGCAGTTCTACTTCCGCACCACCGACGTGACCGGCGCCTGCGAGCTGCCCGAGGGCATCGAGATGGTGATGCCCGGGGACAACGTGAAGATGACGATCAAGCTGATTGCGCCGATCGCCATGGAAGAAGGGTTGCGCTTTGCAGTGCGCGAAGGCGGCCGCACCGTCGGTGCCGGCGTCGTCGCGAAGATCATCGAGTAA
- the rplD gene encoding 50S ribosomal protein L4: MELTIRNDAGGSSLQVADAVFGVDYKPGLIHQVVNAYMAGARAGTRAQKTRAEVSGGGAKPWRQKGTGRARAGSSRSPIWRSGGVTFAAKPQDYSQKVNRKMYRGAVRSILSELVRQGRLVVVDDLHVEAPKTKELLALLKRHELTDVLMLTDGFNDNLYLASRNIPKVDVMAVQDVDPVSMVAFDTVLVTEAAVKYLEERLA, translated from the coding sequence ATGGAGCTCACGATACGAAACGATGCCGGCGGGTCCAGTCTGCAGGTTGCAGACGCCGTCTTCGGGGTCGACTACAAGCCGGGTCTGATTCACCAGGTCGTCAACGCCTACATGGCCGGCGCGCGCGCCGGAACCCGGGCGCAAAAGACGCGTGCCGAGGTCTCGGGCGGCGGCGCGAAGCCGTGGCGGCAGAAAGGCACCGGTCGGGCACGTGCGGGTAGCTCGCGCAGTCCGATCTGGCGCTCGGGCGGCGTGACCTTCGCCGCGAAGCCGCAGGATTACAGCCAAAAAGTCAACCGCAAGATGTATCGCGGCGCAGTGCGCTCGATTCTGTCCGAGCTGGTCCGCCAAGGGCGTCTGGTCGTCGTCGACGATCTGCATGTCGAGGCACCCAAGACCAAGGAGCTGCTGGCGCTTCTGAAGCGCCACGAGCTGACGGACGTGCTCATGTTGACCGACGGCTTCAACGACAACCTTTACTTGGCCTCGCGCAACATCCCGAAGGTCGATGTGATGGCGGTTCAAGACGTCGACCCGGTCAGTATGGTTGCCTTCGACACCGTGCTCGTCACCGAGGCGGCAGTGAAGTACCTGGAGGAGCGGCTGGCATGA
- the rpmC gene encoding 50S ribosomal protein L29, whose amino-acid sequence MKANELRTRSPEDLQKELMNLLREQFNLRMQRGTGQLSKPSQMKAVRREIARVKTIMGEQKAGTTS is encoded by the coding sequence ATGAAGGCGAACGAGCTTAGAACGCGCAGCCCCGAGGACCTCCAGAAGGAGCTGATGAACCTGTTGCGCGAGCAATTCAACCTGCGGATGCAGAGGGGCACCGGACAATTGTCCAAGCCCTCGCAAATGAAGGCCGTGCGTCGGGAGATCGCTCGTGTGAAAACGATTATGGGCGAGCAGAAGGCGGGTACGACATCATGA
- the rplB gene encoding 50S ribosomal protein L2, translating into MAIVKTKPTSAGRRFVVKVQSPELHKGAPYGPLVEKKAKHGGRNNLGRITVRHQGGGHKQHYRLVDFKRNKEGVPAVVERLEYDPNRTAHLALLKYADGERAYIIAPKGLAVGGRVEAGEAAPISAGNCMPLRNVPVGTQVHCIEMRPGKGAQIARAAGSSAQLVARDGKSATLRLRSGEMRKIHVDCRAVIGEVGNSENSLRKLGKAGASRWRGVRPTVRGVVMNPVDHPHGGGEGRTSGGRHPVTPWGVPTKGHKTRKNKRTDAMIVRRRGRK; encoded by the coding sequence ATGGCAATCGTAAAGACCAAACCGACTTCGGCCGGGCGGCGTTTCGTCGTCAAGGTGCAGTCGCCCGAGCTGCATAAAGGCGCGCCCTACGGGCCGCTCGTCGAGAAGAAGGCGAAGCATGGCGGGCGCAACAACCTCGGACGCATCACCGTGCGTCATCAGGGTGGCGGACATAAGCAGCACTATCGTCTTGTTGACTTCAAGCGCAACAAGGAAGGTGTTCCGGCGGTTGTCGAGCGGCTCGAGTACGACCCGAACCGTACGGCCCATTTGGCCCTTTTGAAATATGCCGACGGTGAGCGAGCGTACATCATCGCGCCCAAAGGTTTGGCTGTCGGTGGCCGTGTCGAGGCCGGCGAGGCCGCGCCCATCAGCGCGGGCAATTGCATGCCGTTGCGCAACGTTCCCGTGGGCACCCAGGTGCATTGTATCGAGATGCGCCCCGGTAAGGGTGCACAGATCGCGCGGGCCGCGGGCAGCTCGGCGCAGCTCGTTGCACGCGACGGCAAGAGTGCGACTCTGCGGTTGCGTTCCGGGGAGATGCGCAAGATTCATGTCGACTGCCGTGCCGTGATCGGCGAGGTCGGCAACAGCGAAAACTCTCTGCGCAAGCTCGGCAAAGCCGGTGCATCGCGCTGGCGGGGTGTACGGCCGACCGTCCGCGGTGTGGTCATGAACCCGGTTGATCATCCGCATGGCGGCGGCGAAGGCCGGACCTCCGGCGGGCGTCACCCGGTGACACCTTGGGGCGTGCCGACCAAGGGTCACAAGACACGCAAGAATAAGCGGACCGACGCGATGATCGTCCGACGTCGCGGACGCAAGTAA
- the rplW gene encoding 50S ribosomal protein L23, producing the protein MNNERLMNVLLAPLVSEKTTRAGDLAGQYGFRVATDATKREIARAVELMFNVKVDGVQVLNVKGKNKRHGQRLGKRNDWRKAYVRLEAGQDIDFGGGA; encoded by the coding sequence ATGAACAACGAGCGTCTCATGAACGTCCTGTTGGCGCCGCTCGTCTCCGAGAAGACGACTCGGGCCGGCGACCTTGCCGGTCAATACGGTTTCCGTGTTGCGACCGATGCAACCAAGCGAGAGATCGCACGCGCTGTCGAGCTGATGTTCAACGTCAAGGTCGATGGGGTACAGGTGCTGAACGTCAAGGGTAAAAACAAGCGGCACGGCCAACGCCTCGGCAAGCGCAACGACTGGCGCAAAGCGTATGTGCGTCTCGAAGCCGGCCAAGACATCGACTTCGGCGGCGGCGCCTGA
- the rplN gene encoding 50S ribosomal protein L14 — protein sequence MIQMQTDLSVADNSGARRVQCIKVLGGSHRRYAGIGDVIKVTVKDAIPRGKVKKGDVYNAVVVRTRKGVRRPDGSTVRFDGNAAVLLNNQLQPIGTRIFGPVTRELRGERFMKIISLAPEVL from the coding sequence ATGATTCAGATGCAGACCGATCTCAGCGTCGCCGACAACAGCGGCGCACGGCGGGTGCAGTGCATCAAGGTGCTCGGCGGATCGCATCGGCGTTACGCGGGCATCGGCGATGTCATCAAGGTCACCGTCAAGGACGCCATTCCGCGTGGCAAGGTCAAGAAGGGCGATGTCTACAACGCGGTCGTGGTGCGTACGCGCAAAGGCGTGCGCCGTCCGGATGGCTCGACCGTGCGTTTCGACGGCAACGCTGCCGTCCTCTTGAACAACCAGCTTCAGCCGATCGGGACCCGTATCTTCGGGCCGGTGACGCGCGAGCTCCGCGGCGAGCGGTTCATGAAGATCATCTCGCTCGCGCCTGAAGTTTTGTAG
- the rpsJ gene encoding 30S ribosomal protein S10, translating into MNNQRIRIRLKAFDHRLIDQSAREIVDTAKRTGAQVRGPVPLPSKKERFTILVSPHVNKDARDQYELRTHKRLMDIVDPTDKTVDALMKLDLAAGVDVQIKLS; encoded by the coding sequence ATGAACAACCAGAGAATTCGTATTCGCCTGAAGGCGTTCGACCATCGCTTGATCGATCAATCAGCTCGCGAGATCGTCGATACGGCCAAGCGTACAGGCGCACAGGTGCGTGGTCCGGTTCCGCTTCCTTCCAAGAAGGAACGCTTCACCATCCTCGTCTCGCCGCACGTCAACAAGGACGCGCGCGACCAATACGAGCTGCGGACACACAAGCGCCTGATGGATATCGTCGACCCGACCGACAAGACGGTCGACGCACTGATGAAATTGGATCTGGCCGCGGGCGTCGACGTCCAGATTAAGTTGAGCTGA
- the rpsH gene encoding 30S ribosomal protein S8, which produces MSMSDPIADMLTRIRNGQQRGKITIAMPSSKQKVAIANLLKAEGYIADATVEANGNKPELVVKLKYFRGKPVIEQLTRVSRPGLRIYRGKDDLPKVWAGLGIAIVSTSQGLMTDRAARQAGHGGEIIAYVA; this is translated from the coding sequence ATGAGTATGTCGGATCCGATTGCGGATATGCTGACGCGTATCCGCAACGGCCAGCAGCGCGGCAAGATCACGATCGCGATGCCTTCGTCCAAGCAAAAGGTCGCGATCGCGAACCTGCTGAAGGCCGAGGGTTACATCGCCGACGCGACCGTCGAGGCGAATGGCAACAAACCCGAGTTGGTGGTCAAGCTCAAGTATTTCCGGGGCAAACCCGTGATTGAGCAGCTTACCCGTGTCTCGCGTCCCGGCCTGCGGATCTACCGCGGCAAGGACGACCTGCCCAAGGTCTGGGCGGGACTCGGGATCGCGATCGTCTCCACGTCCCAAGGCTTGATGACCGACCGTGCTGCCCGCCAAGCGGGCCACGGTGGCGAGATCATCGCCTACGTCGCTTAA
- the rpsS gene encoding 30S ribosomal protein S19 encodes MPRSIRKGPFVDHHLIKKVEEAVAQNSKRPIKTWSRRSMVLPEMVGLTIAVHNGRLHVPVLVNENMIGHKLGEFALTRTYRGHAADRKAKKR; translated from the coding sequence GTGCCACGTTCGATTCGAAAAGGACCCTTTGTCGACCACCATCTGATCAAGAAGGTCGAAGAGGCGGTCGCGCAAAACAGCAAGCGCCCCATCAAGACTTGGTCACGCCGTTCCATGGTGCTGCCCGAGATGGTTGGGTTGACCATTGCGGTCCACAACGGGCGTCTGCACGTGCCGGTGCTCGTCAACGAAAACATGATCGGCCACAAGCTCGGTGAGTTTGCATTGACCCGGACCTACCGGGGACATGCCGCCGACCGCAAGGCGAAGAAGCGCTAG
- the rplX gene encoding 50S ribosomal protein L24, producing MQKIKKGDDVMVITGKDKGKRGTVLKVLDKDHVVVENINIARKHQKANPQAGEPGGIVDKVMPIQVSNVALYNPQKGGPDRVGFKILEDGRKVRVFKSDGEVVDV from the coding sequence ATGCAGAAGATCAAGAAGGGTGACGACGTCATGGTCATCACCGGCAAAGACAAAGGCAAGCGAGGCACGGTGTTGAAGGTGCTCGACAAGGATCATGTGGTTGTCGAGAACATCAACATTGCCCGGAAGCATCAGAAGGCGAATCCGCAGGCCGGCGAGCCGGGCGGGATCGTCGACAAGGTGATGCCGATCCAGGTGTCCAACGTCGCGCTCTACAACCCGCAGAAAGGCGGCCCGGATCGAGTCGGTTTCAAGATTCTCGAAGACGGCCGAAAGGTGCGCGTATTCAAGTCGGACGGCGAAGTCGTCGACGTCTGA
- the rplC gene encoding 50S ribosomal protein L3: protein MAIGLIGRKAGMTRLFSEDGDSIPVTVIEVQPNRVSQVKSAETDGYSAIQVAFGNRRASRVTKPMAGHYAKAGVEAGECLREFRLESGEGADLAVGSEISVDIFAPGQKVDVRGVTKGRGFAGAIKRHHFAGQDATHGNSLSHRAPGSIGQNQSPGRVFKGKKMAGHLGAANRCTQNLEVVRVDADRQLLLVRGGVPGPTGGRLVVLPSVKHKNKG from the coding sequence ATGGCGATCGGATTGATTGGGCGTAAGGCCGGCATGACCCGGCTGTTCAGCGAAGACGGCGACAGCATTCCTGTCACTGTCATCGAGGTGCAGCCGAACCGGGTCAGCCAGGTCAAGTCTGCCGAGACTGACGGCTATAGCGCGATTCAGGTCGCCTTCGGGAATCGGAGGGCCTCGCGCGTCACCAAGCCGATGGCCGGCCACTATGCCAAGGCGGGTGTCGAGGCGGGCGAGTGCCTGCGCGAATTCCGTCTGGAGAGCGGCGAGGGTGCCGATCTCGCCGTCGGCTCCGAGATTTCGGTCGACATCTTTGCGCCCGGCCAAAAGGTCGACGTGCGGGGAGTGACCAAGGGCCGCGGTTTCGCAGGTGCAATCAAGCGGCATCATTTTGCCGGTCAGGATGCAACCCACGGCAACTCGCTGTCGCATCGTGCCCCGGGCTCGATCGGTCAGAACCAGTCGCCGGGTCGCGTCTTCAAAGGCAAAAAGATGGCGGGTCACCTCGGCGCGGCCAATCGCTGCACGCAGAACCTCGAGGTCGTGCGTGTCGACGCCGATCGGCAGCTTCTGTTGGTGCGCGGCGGCGTTCCCGGTCCGACCGGCGGCCGGCTGGTCGTGTTGCCGTCCGTGAAGCACAAGAACAAGGGTTAA
- the rplP gene encoding 50S ribosomal protein L16 yields the protein MLQPKRTKFRKQHKGRNRGLAQSGNKVSFGDFGLKAVGRGRLTARQIEAARRAITRKVKRGGKLWIRVFPDKPVSKKPLEVRMGKGKGNVEYWVALIQPGRVLYEIEGVTEELAREAFELAAAKLPVQTTFERRMIL from the coding sequence ATGCTGCAACCAAAACGCACAAAATTTCGCAAGCAACACAAAGGCCGCAACCGTGGTCTTGCGCAGAGCGGCAACAAGGTCAGCTTCGGCGATTTCGGGTTGAAGGCGGTCGGCCGCGGTCGACTCACGGCGCGCCAGATCGAGGCCGCGCGACGTGCCATCACGAGAAAGGTCAAGCGTGGCGGAAAGCTCTGGATCCGCGTATTTCCGGACAAGCCGGTGTCCAAGAAGCCACTCGAAGTCCGTATGGGTAAGGGCAAGGGTAACGTGGAGTATTGGGTGGCTCTGATTCAGCCGGGCCGCGTGCTCTACGAGATCGAGGGCGTGACCGAAGAGCTGGCCCGCGAGGCGTTCGAGCTGGCTGCGGCCAAGCTCCCGGTGCAGACCACCTTTGAGAGACGGATGATCCTGTGA
- the fusA gene encoding elongation factor G, protein MARSTPIERYRNLGIMAHIDAGKTTTTERVLFYTGVSHKLGEVHDGAATMDWMEQEQERGITITSAATTCFWKGMSRERPEHRINIIDTPGHVDFTIEVERSLRVLDGACAVFCAVGGVEPQSETVWRQADKYGVPRIAFVNKMDRMGANFFRVVQQVKDRLGGNAVPIQVPIGAEEDFKGVVDLVQMKAVYWDEASRGMEYELRDIPEDLQDLCEEWREHMVEAAAEANEELMEKYLEGQPLTEAEIMFGLRARTLRSEVVPMMCGSAFKNKGVQAMLDAVIDYMPSPVDVPAIKGILDDKDESEGERPASDDAPFAALAFKIATDPFVGTLTFFRAYSGVLKSGDTIYNPVKHKKERIGRILQMHANERQEIKEVHAGDIAAAVGLKDVTTGDTLCDLNKVITLERMEFPEPVISVAVEPKTKSDQEKMGVALSKLAQEDPSFRVHTDEESGQTIISGMGELHLEIIVDRMRREFKVEANVGAPQVSYRETIRKSVEQETKFARQSGGRGQYGHVYLRIEPQEAGVGYEFVNAIVGGTVPKEYIPAVDKGIQEAMKNGILAGFPMVDIKVTLYDGSYHEVDSSEMAFKIAGSMGIKEGAAKAKPVLLEPIMKVEVVTPEENMGDVMGDLNSRRGMIQGMDDAPSGKIIRAEVPLSEMFGYATDLRSATQGRATYSMEFCKYNEVPASIAEAVSKKQ, encoded by the coding sequence GTGGCACGTAGCACCCCAATCGAGCGGTATCGCAATCTCGGCATCATGGCGCACATCGATGCCGGGAAGACAACGACCACCGAGCGCGTTCTCTTCTATACGGGTGTCTCGCACAAGCTCGGCGAGGTGCACGACGGCGCCGCCACCATGGACTGGATGGAGCAGGAGCAGGAGCGCGGAATCACCATTACCTCCGCTGCGACAACCTGTTTCTGGAAGGGAATGAGCCGGGAGCGTCCCGAGCATCGGATCAACATCATCGATACGCCCGGCCACGTCGATTTCACGATCGAGGTCGAGCGCTCGCTGCGGGTGCTCGACGGTGCCTGTGCGGTGTTCTGCGCCGTGGGTGGTGTTGAGCCGCAGTCGGAGACCGTCTGGCGCCAAGCCGATAAGTACGGTGTGCCGCGAATCGCGTTTGTGAACAAGATGGACCGCATGGGCGCGAATTTCTTTCGTGTCGTGCAGCAGGTCAAGGACCGGCTCGGCGGCAATGCCGTGCCGATCCAGGTGCCGATCGGTGCCGAAGAGGACTTCAAGGGCGTCGTCGATCTCGTGCAGATGAAGGCGGTCTACTGGGACGAAGCGTCCCGCGGCATGGAATACGAGCTGCGCGACATCCCCGAGGATCTTCAGGATCTTTGCGAGGAATGGCGCGAGCACATGGTCGAGGCGGCAGCCGAGGCCAACGAAGAACTGATGGAGAAGTATCTCGAAGGTCAACCGCTGACCGAAGCCGAGATCATGTTTGGTCTGCGTGCGCGCACTCTAAGGAGCGAAGTCGTTCCGATGATGTGCGGCTCGGCCTTTAAGAACAAGGGCGTGCAGGCCATGCTGGATGCCGTCATCGACTACATGCCGTCGCCGGTCGACGTGCCGGCCATCAAGGGCATTCTCGACGACAAGGACGAATCCGAAGGCGAGCGCCCGGCATCCGACGATGCGCCCTTTGCCGCACTGGCGTTCAAGATCGCGACCGACCCCTTTGTCGGTACGCTGACCTTCTTCCGTGCCTATTCGGGAGTGCTCAAGTCCGGGGATACCATCTACAACCCGGTCAAGCACAAGAAGGAGCGCATCGGCCGCATCCTGCAGATGCACGCCAACGAGCGTCAGGAGATCAAGGAGGTCCACGCCGGCGATATCGCTGCAGCGGTCGGGCTGAAGGATGTCACCACGGGTGACACCCTGTGCGATCTCAACAAGGTGATTACGCTCGAGCGTATGGAGTTCCCGGAGCCGGTCATCTCGGTTGCGGTGGAGCCCAAGACGAAGAGCGACCAGGAGAAGATGGGCGTCGCCCTCTCGAAGCTGGCGCAGGAGGATCCGTCCTTCCGCGTGCACACCGACGAGGAATCTGGCCAGACCATCATCTCCGGGATGGGCGAGCTGCATCTGGAGATCATCGTCGATCGGATGCGTCGCGAGTTCAAGGTCGAGGCCAACGTCGGTGCGCCGCAGGTCAGCTACCGCGAGACGATCCGCAAGAGCGTCGAGCAGGAAACCAAGTTTGCGCGTCAGTCCGGTGGACGCGGTCAGTACGGTCATGTCTATCTGAGGATCGAGCCGCAAGAGGCGGGTGTCGGATACGAGTTCGTCAACGCGATCGTCGGCGGTACCGTTCCGAAGGAATACATTCCGGCTGTCGACAAAGGCATCCAGGAGGCCATGAAGAACGGTATTTTGGCCGGCTTTCCGATGGTGGATATCAAGGTCACGCTCTACGACGGCTCCTACCATGAGGTCGACTCGAGCGAAATGGCCTTCAAGATCGCCGGCTCGATGGGCATCAAGGAAGGGGCGGCCAAGGCCAAGCCGGTCTTGCTCGAGCCCATCATGAAGGTCGAGGTCGTGACGCCCGAAGAGAACATGGGCGATGTCATGGGCGATCTGAATAGTCGTCGCGGCATGATCCAGGGGATGGACGATGCGCCATCCGGGAAGATCATCCGTGCAGAGGTCCCCTTGTCCGAGATGTTCGGCTATGCGACGGACCTCCGGTCGGCCACCCAAGGGCGGGCGACCTACAGCATGGAGTTCTGTAAGTACAACGAAGTGCCCGCCAGCATTGCCGAAGCGGTCTCCAAGAAACAGTAA
- the rplE gene encoding 50S ribosomal protein L5 → MTRLQKDYQDRIVGQLRERFGFKSVMQVPRIEKITLNMGVGEAIADKKVMDNAVADLRLIAGQQPIVTFARKSVAGFKIREGWPIGCKVTLRRERMYEFLDRLVSVAIPRIRDFRGLSAKAFDGRGNYSMGVREQIIFPEIDYDKIDTLRGLDITITTTARTDEEGRALLEAFHFPFRT, encoded by the coding sequence ATGACCAGACTACAGAAAGATTACCAGGATCGTATCGTCGGCCAGTTGCGCGAGCGGTTCGGCTTCAAGAGCGTCATGCAGGTTCCGCGCATCGAGAAGATCACCCTCAATATGGGTGTCGGCGAGGCGATCGCGGACAAGAAGGTCATGGATAACGCCGTGGCCGATCTGCGTCTCATCGCCGGGCAGCAGCCCATCGTGACCTTCGCACGCAAATCCGTCGCGGGCTTCAAGATCCGCGAAGGTTGGCCGATCGGCTGTAAGGTGACGCTGCGCCGCGAGCGGATGTACGAGTTCCTGGACCGTCTGGTCAGCGTCGCCATCCCGCGTATCCGCGACTTTCGCGGCCTGAGCGCGAAGGCGTTCGACGGACGCGGCAACTACTCGATGGGCGTGCGCGAGCAGATCATTTTCCCCGAGATCGATTACGACAAGATCGATACCTTGCGGGGTCTGGATATCACCATCACGACGACGGCGCGGACGGACGAAGAAGGGCGTGCGCTGCTCGAGGCGTTCCACTTCCCATTCCGCACCTGA
- the rpsC gene encoding 30S ribosomal protein S3: MGQKVHPTGIRLGIVKDWTSKWYATSKDYANFLNTDIEVRSFLRKELAKASVSRIQIDRPAKNAHITIHTARPGVVIGKKGEDIDKLRAKVSKMMGIPVHISIEEIRKPELDAQLVAEGIAQQLERRIMFRRAMKRAIQNTMRLGAEGVRVNVAGRLNGAEIARTEWAREGRVPLHTLRADIDYGFAEARTTYGVIGVKVWIFKGEVFGDQIPEEPAPKASARRG, from the coding sequence ATGGGACAGAAAGTTCATCCAACCGGCATCCGCCTTGGCATCGTCAAGGACTGGACCTCGAAGTGGTACGCAACGTCGAAGGACTATGCGAATTTCCTCAATACCGACATCGAGGTGAGGTCCTTCCTGCGCAAGGAATTGGCCAAGGCGTCGGTGAGTCGAATTCAGATCGATCGCCCGGCCAAGAATGCCCACATCACCATCCACACGGCACGTCCGGGTGTGGTGATCGGCAAGAAGGGCGAGGATATCGATAAGCTGCGTGCCAAGGTCTCCAAGATGATGGGGATCCCGGTTCACATCAGCATCGAGGAGATCCGTAAGCCCGAGCTGGATGCGCAGCTCGTCGCCGAAGGGATCGCGCAGCAGCTCGAGCGCCGCATCATGTTCCGACGCGCAATGAAGCGCGCGATTCAGAACACCATGCGGCTCGGCGCCGAAGGCGTTCGGGTCAACGTTGCCGGTCGTCTGAACGGTGCCGAGATTGCACGGACCGAGTGGGCGCGCGAGGGCCGAGTCCCGCTGCATACGCTGCGTGCCGACATCGATTACGGCTTCGCCGAGGCGCGGACCACCTACGGTGTGATCGGCGTGAAGGTCTGGATCTTCAAAGGCGAGGTATTCGGTGATCAGATCCCCGAGGAACCGGCGCCGAAGGCGTCCGCAAGAAGGGGTTAA
- the rpsQ gene encoding 30S ribosomal protein S17 produces MSEETTSNPSSNRTLDGRVTSSAMDKTVTVLIERKVKHPLYGKFMRRSTKIHAHDEENACSEGDLVRVEQCRPLSKTKTWRLIEIIEKAR; encoded by the coding sequence ATGAGCGAAGAGACGACCAGCAATCCGAGCAGCAACCGGACACTCGACGGACGGGTGACCAGCAGCGCGATGGACAAGACCGTCACGGTGCTCATCGAGCGCAAGGTCAAGCATCCCTTGTACGGCAAGTTCATGCGTCGCTCGACCAAGATCCATGCTCACGACGAAGAGAACGCCTGCTCCGAAGGCGATCTGGTTCGGGTCGAGCAGTGCCGTCCGTTGTCCAAGACCAAGACGTGGCGCTTGATCGAGATCATCGAAAAGGCTCGTTGA
- the rpsN gene encoding 30S ribosomal protein S14: MAKKSMIARDHKRTLIAARFAGKRAALKAVINDRGASGEQVEEALAKLQQLPRDAGPTRQQRRCRVSGRPHAVYRKFGLSRNKIREAVMRGDAPGVVKASW, from the coding sequence ATGGCGAAAAAGAGTATGATCGCGCGCGATCACAAGCGCACCCTGATTGCAGCCCGTTTTGCCGGGAAGCGTGCGGCCTTGAAGGCCGTGATCAACGACCGCGGCGCAAGCGGCGAGCAGGTCGAAGAGGCGCTGGCGAAGCTGCAGCAGCTTCCGCGCGATGCCGGTCCGACGCGTCAGCAACGGCGCTGCCGGGTCAGCGGGCGTCCGCATGCGGTCTACCGCAAGTTCGGACTCTCGCGCAACAAGATCCGCGAGGCGGTGATGCGCGGCGATGCGCCCGGCGTCGTCAAGGCGAGTTGGTAA